A genomic region of Rhea pennata isolate bPtePen1 chromosome 14, bPtePen1.pri, whole genome shotgun sequence contains the following coding sequences:
- the CDKL3 gene encoding cyclin-dependent kinase-like 3: METYEILDKVGEGSYGTVVKCRHKDTGQTVAIKILYEKSGKRNKTAMREVKFLQQFHHENMVNLIDVFRQKKRIHLVFEFVDHTILDELQHYCRGLDNKRLKKYLFQILRAVEYLHNNNVIHRDIKPENILVSQSGITKLCDFGFARTLATPGDVYTDYVATRWYRAPELVLKDRTYGKPVDIWALGCMMIEMATGNPYLRSSSDLDLLHKIVTKVGSLTPHLQSIFIRSPVFSGMVLPEVQHPKNARKKYPQLTALLADMVHACLQINPDDRISCSDLLRHDYFTRDGFIEKFLPELKAKFLQEAKLNSLLKLRENSKDVGLLKEEKRSARINACLNGPVFRKDLRKDKKSRNLKVKIAKVKEANPNLSDMAASVMASSDLLTMTEDFLSTPICSAMPPINPICGNLTAANFSSHFPISNTRASEKTKKTSPWQSVVQIGTSTKEEEESVPQIQSEKVAAYEQTAQIDQTVSVNQKKCGISKTEKKDVRFPELLITSQQKELKGMEAKQVKMLKREAKNSEVSKIPSLLNVDQCQEKQETMEKTHKINSSSLSWNKQCTSM, translated from the exons ATGGAGACGTATGAGATCCTTGACAAAGTGGGAGAGGGAAGTTACGGAACAGTAGTGAAGTGCAGACACAAGGACACGGGACAGACAGTGGCCATTAAAATATTGTATGAGAAATCAGGAAAACGCAACAAAACTGCAATGAGAGAAGTGAAGTTTCTGCag CAATTTCATCATGAGAATATGGTCAACCTGATTGACGtatttagacagaaaaaaagaattcacttGGTGTTTGAATTTGTTGATCATACAATTTTAGATGAGCTCCAGCATTATTGCCGTGGATTGGATAacaaaagacttaaaaaatacCTCTTCCAGATACTACGAGCAGTTGAGTATCTCCACAACAATAAT GTCATACATCGTGATATCAAGCCTGAGAATATTTTGGTATCACAGAGTGGAATCACTAAACTTTGTGATTTTGGTTTTGCTCGAACATTAGCTACCCCTGGTGATGTTTATACAGATTATGTGGCTACACGATGGTACAGGGCTCCTGAACTGGTTTTAAAAGATCGGACATATGGAAA ACCTGTTGACATCTGGGCTCTAGGTTGCATGATGATTGAGATGGCGACTGGAAATCCCTATTTACGTAGCAGTTCTGACCTAGATTTACTTCATAAAATTGTAACTAAAGTAG GCAGTTTGACACCTCATcttcagagtatttttataAGAAGTCCAGTTTTCTCAGGGATGGTGCTTCCTGAAGTCCAGCATCctaaaaatgcaaggaaaaagtATCCCCAGCTCACTGCCTTGCTGGCAGATATGGTTCAT GCTTGTTTACAAATAAACCCTGATGATAGAATCTCTTGTTCAGATTTGCTGAGGCATGACTATTTTACTAGGGATGGATTTATTGAAAA ATTCTTACCAGAACTGAAAGCCAAATTCTTAcaagaagcaaaattaaattctcttttaaaactcAGAGAGAATAGCAAAGATGTAGGACtactaaaagaggaaaaaagaagtgctCGTATTAATGCCTGTCTGAATGGCCCAGTATTTAGGAAG GATctcagaaaggacaaaaaatcAAGGAatctaaaagtaaaaattgcCAAAGTGAAAG AGGCAAATCCTAACCTCTCTGATATGGCTGCCTCTGTAATGGCTAGCAGTGATCTCCTCACCATGACAGAGGATTTTCTGTCGACGCCGATTTGTTCAGCAATGCCACCCATCAATCCAATCTGTGGGAACCTTACTGCTGCAAACTTCAGTTCACACTTTCCAATTTCTAATACAAG GgcatctgaaaaaacaaagaaaacaagtccTTGGCAATCAGTGGTACAGATAGGAACCAGCaccaaagaggaagaagagtcTGTGCCTCAa attCAGTCAGAGAAGGTTGCAGCATATGAACAAACTGCTCAGATTGATCAAACAGTCAGTGTGAACCAAAAGAAATGTGGTATTtcaaaaactgagaaaaaagatGTCCGCTTCCCAGAACTGCTGATAACATCACAGCAAAAGGAGCTGAAAGGAATGGAAG CTAAACAGGTAAAAATGCTGAAGAGGGAGGCAAAGAATTCTGAAGTATCTAAAATACCTTCTTTACTCAATGTTGATCAAtgtcaagaaaaacaagag ACTatggaaaaaacacacaaaataaactCAAGCAGTCTTTCCTGGAATAAGCAATGTACCAGCATGTGA